The bacterium genome segment TTTATTACGTTAAAAACAATGACTATAATAAATATATGGATATCCAGCAGACAATTAACCTTACGCTGAAAGAAGAATTCGAAAAGCGCAGAATCGAGTTCGCTTACC includes the following:
- a CDS encoding mechanosensitive ion channel family protein, producing YYVKNNDYNKYMDIQQTINLTLKEEFEKRRIEFAYPTQTVYVNKEAN